A window of the Agrococcus jejuensis genome harbors these coding sequences:
- a CDS encoding heme-degrading domain-containing protein, translating into MSDANMPPHGSDELRAIVERDEAELVFDAFDLGDAWRLGVMLREAAVDRGLPLVVGIVLNGQRVFHAALPGTTPENDRWLERKTNVVLHFHRSSLGVGERFRARGQDFAEARLDPATFAAHGGVLPITVRGTGVVGAVGVSGLPQLEDHAFVASVVRAHLAAR; encoded by the coding sequence ATGAGCGACGCGAACATGCCCCCGCACGGCAGCGACGAGCTGCGCGCGATCGTCGAGCGCGACGAGGCCGAGCTCGTCTTCGACGCGTTCGACCTCGGGGACGCATGGCGGCTCGGCGTGATGCTGCGCGAGGCGGCGGTCGACCGTGGCCTGCCGCTCGTCGTCGGCATCGTGCTGAACGGGCAGCGCGTCTTCCACGCGGCGCTGCCGGGCACGACGCCCGAGAACGACCGCTGGCTCGAGCGCAAGACCAACGTCGTGCTGCACTTCCACCGGTCGTCGCTCGGCGTCGGCGAGCGGTTCCGCGCTCGCGGTCAGGACTTCGCCGAGGCGCGGCTCGACCCCGCGACGTTCGCGGCGCACGGCGGCGTGCTGCCCATCACGGTGCGCGGCACGGGCGTCGTCGGCGCGGTCGGCGTCTCGGGGCTGCCGCAGCTCGAGGACCACGCGTTCGTCGCATCCGTCGTGCGCGCGCACCTCGCCGCGCGCTGA
- a CDS encoding TetR/AcrR family transcriptional regulator has product MASSTTPRRTRKQPDERRAEILEAAAVIALERGLERITLRALAERLGVRPGLITHYFPAVEDVVVQGFERAAIVERERFFPRELHGLAGVRHFVAHVESGVSEPLARLWLNARHLSRFTPALEAALREQDRLDRERLLELLAEGMADGDIPASDAEVAAARIWIAVDGSGSYVNVTELPSPATHKAFVADVAEWSLGLPAGSLPRPPGATGATGATGA; this is encoded by the coding sequence ATGGCGTCAAGCACGACCCCGCGACGAACGCGCAAGCAGCCGGACGAGCGCCGTGCCGAGATCCTCGAGGCGGCGGCCGTCATCGCCCTCGAGCGCGGCCTCGAGCGCATCACGCTGCGCGCCCTGGCCGAGCGGCTCGGCGTGCGCCCCGGCCTCATCACGCACTACTTCCCCGCCGTCGAGGACGTCGTCGTGCAGGGCTTCGAGCGCGCCGCGATCGTCGAGCGCGAGCGCTTCTTCCCCCGTGAGCTCCACGGCCTCGCGGGCGTGCGGCACTTCGTCGCGCACGTCGAGAGCGGCGTCTCCGAGCCGCTCGCGCGCCTCTGGCTCAACGCGCGCCACCTCTCGCGCTTCACGCCCGCGCTCGAGGCCGCGCTGCGCGAGCAGGACCGCCTCGACCGCGAGCGCCTGCTCGAGCTGCTCGCCGAGGGCATGGCCGACGGCGACATCCCCGCATCCGACGCCGAGGTCGCCGCCGCGCGCATCTGGATCGCCGTCGACGGCTCGGGCTCCTACGTCAACGTCACCGAGCTGCCATCGCCCGCGACGCACAAGGCGTTCGTGGCCGACGTCGCCGAGTGGTCGCTCGGGCTGCCCGCGGGATCGCTGCCGAGACCGCCGGGCGCGACGGGCGCGACGGGCGCGACGGGCGCCTGA
- a CDS encoding purine-cytosine permease family protein, with product MTTQLDAPGAHDPARAAAASADTASRPETRGIELVADAERHGRARDLVLVWAAPGVSILNLTVGATLILLGLEVWQAIAVILAAAVLWILPGLIAASGPAAGTSGSIITRAMYGVLGNRVFVTFVGWLIGAVYMALTWLASSFMGADLLRRIGIADPVWVPIGVTVVVAAITILVAIFGHALILSVYPILAAVLLVLFVAVTVAILPTVDWSYAAPAPLEGVALASAISIGFTILASTPLSFINSPDIARYLPRSTSPWRIALATAVGGAVPFTIFTIVGVLLATGLDAAAVAVGIDAALFDLLPAWLGPVLVAGVVLNTIALSAMTAYTSSMALQAIGLRLQRIPAAIVVGVVGTALTIALVLTSSLLQAVNLMLQFLVIVASPAMAIFVVDVVLRRVRYDGVELFDDQRGGRYWYTGGWGLPGLVALVAGGAAAAVCLATDVWVGPVALALGVVDLSVPAGMLVAGILYALLQRTPIAKDGRP from the coding sequence ATGACGACCCAGCTCGACGCACCCGGCGCGCACGACCCCGCGCGCGCCGCCGCCGCATCCGCCGACACCGCCTCCCGGCCCGAGACCCGCGGCATCGAGCTCGTCGCCGACGCCGAGCGCCACGGCCGCGCCCGCGACCTCGTGCTCGTGTGGGCGGCGCCCGGCGTCAGCATCCTGAACCTCACGGTCGGCGCGACGCTCATCCTGCTCGGCCTCGAGGTGTGGCAGGCGATCGCCGTGATCCTCGCCGCCGCCGTGCTGTGGATCCTCCCCGGCCTCATCGCCGCGAGCGGCCCAGCCGCCGGCACGTCGGGCTCGATCATCACGCGCGCGATGTACGGCGTGCTCGGCAACCGCGTCTTCGTGACGTTCGTCGGCTGGCTCATCGGTGCCGTCTACATGGCCCTCACGTGGCTCGCGTCGTCGTTCATGGGCGCCGACCTGCTGCGCCGCATCGGCATCGCCGACCCCGTGTGGGTGCCGATCGGCGTCACGGTCGTCGTCGCCGCGATCACGATCCTCGTCGCGATCTTCGGCCACGCGCTCATCCTGAGCGTCTACCCGATCCTCGCCGCCGTGCTGCTCGTGCTCTTCGTCGCCGTGACCGTCGCGATCCTGCCGACCGTCGACTGGTCGTACGCGGCCCCCGCGCCGCTCGAGGGCGTCGCGCTGGCCTCCGCGATCTCGATCGGCTTCACGATCCTCGCCTCGACGCCGCTGTCGTTCATCAACAGCCCCGACATCGCCAGGTACCTGCCGCGCTCCACGAGCCCGTGGCGCATCGCGCTCGCGACCGCCGTCGGCGGCGCCGTGCCGTTCACGATCTTCACGATCGTCGGCGTGCTCCTCGCCACGGGCCTCGACGCGGCGGCCGTCGCGGTCGGCATCGACGCCGCGCTCTTCGACCTGCTGCCCGCGTGGCTCGGGCCCGTGCTCGTCGCCGGCGTCGTGCTCAACACCATCGCGCTCTCGGCCATGACGGCGTACACGTCGAGCATGGCGCTGCAGGCGATCGGGCTGCGGCTGCAGCGCATCCCCGCCGCCATCGTCGTCGGCGTCGTCGGCACGGCGCTCACCATCGCGCTCGTGCTCACGTCGAGCCTGCTGCAGGCCGTCAACCTCATGCTGCAGTTCCTCGTGATCGTCGCCTCCCCCGCGATGGCGATCTTCGTCGTCGACGTCGTGCTGCGGCGCGTGCGCTACGACGGCGTCGAGCTGTTCGACGACCAGCGCGGCGGCCGCTACTGGTACACCGGCGGCTGGGGGCTGCCCGGCCTCGTCGCGCTCGTCGCAGGCGGCGCCGCAGCCGCCGTGTGCCTCGCGACCGACGTGTGGGTCGGCCCCGTCGCGCTCGCGCTCGGCGTCGTCGACCTCTCCGTGCCCGCCGGCATGCTCGTGGCCGGCATCCTCTACGCGCTGCTGCAGCGCACCCCGATCGCGAAGGACGGCCGCCCGTGA
- a CDS encoding alpha/beta fold hydrolase: MSDLHVTRLGDHGSPVVFCHGLFGQGRNWTQIGKALAADHRVTLVDMPNHGRSAWTDRIDLVAMADAIVATLDEPTALVGHSMGGKVAMLAALRHPELVSRLCVVDVAPVAYRESDEFGRFIDAMLAIDLGALTSRADADAALAEAVPDPGVRAFLLQSLRREGDAWGWMSNLQVLRRDLGAIRGWPDDVAGTYDGPVLWIGGGASRYVRDEHRAAMEALFPRVRRATVKGAGHWVHSQEPAIVTELLTRFLAD; the protein is encoded by the coding sequence GTGAGCGACCTGCACGTGACCCGGCTCGGCGACCACGGCTCGCCCGTCGTCTTCTGCCACGGCCTCTTCGGCCAGGGCCGCAACTGGACGCAGATCGGCAAGGCCCTCGCCGCCGACCACCGCGTGACGCTCGTCGACATGCCGAACCACGGCCGCTCGGCGTGGACCGACCGCATCGACCTCGTGGCGATGGCCGACGCGATCGTGGCGACGCTCGACGAGCCGACGGCGCTCGTCGGCCACTCGATGGGCGGCAAGGTCGCGATGCTCGCTGCCCTGCGCCATCCCGAGCTCGTGTCGCGGCTGTGCGTCGTGGACGTCGCGCCGGTCGCGTACCGGGAGTCCGACGAGTTCGGCCGCTTCATCGACGCGATGCTCGCGATCGACCTCGGCGCGCTGACGAGCCGGGCGGATGCCGACGCCGCGCTCGCCGAGGCGGTGCCGGATCCGGGCGTGCGCGCGTTCCTGCTGCAGAGCCTGCGCCGCGAGGGCGACGCGTGGGGATGGATGTCGAACCTCCAGGTGCTGCGCCGCGACCTCGGCGCCATCCGCGGCTGGCCCGACGACGTCGCGGGCACGTACGACGGCCCCGTGCTGTGGATCGGCGGCGGCGCGTCGCGCTACGTGCGCGACGAGCACCGCGCCGCGATGGAGGCGCTGTTCCCGCGCGTGCGCCGCGCGACCGTGAAGGGCGCCGGCCACTGGGTGCACTCGCAGGAGCCGGCGATCGTCACCGAGCTGCTCACGCGCTTCCTCGCGGACTGA
- a CDS encoding amidohydrolase, translated as MTTLYRNARILTASTEPAAAWADALVIDGETLAFVGAEADAPTADETIDLGGRLVLPGFTDAHAHLLMTGEALGQVGLTDARTLDEIQGRLRAAREAAPDTPRIWGRGWLFDAVPGGRPTAAMLDAAVADVPVYLDANDYHSTWVNAAALRELGIDRGTSDPIGGEIVRDADGEATGFLLETAAIVHVRALRDRIVGDAERDAAIERVLDAFSAAGITGTVDMGFDELGLAALQRAMDRRGGTLPLRVAAHWLVACTGDPDEHLAQVRRAAELAAGSDSPWLRVVGIKLILDGVIDACTAALNLPYSDGTLGELIWPVDQLQPVVVAADAAGLQIALHAIGDRASDVALDAIEAAIAANGDRPRRHRIEHLEYAAPGTAARMARLGVTASMQPVHADPAIFDNWAAMLGDERVDRGFAWAEYEDAGALLAFSTDTPTAPHEALASMYVASTRASALDPAVAARQPALAIPLIRAIGHATRDAAASVGDGAWRGRLAAGFAADLVIVDRDPFVDGERALLDAQIERTIVAGRTVFER; from the coding sequence GTGACCACGCTCTACCGCAACGCCCGCATCCTCACCGCCTCGACCGAGCCCGCCGCCGCATGGGCCGACGCGCTCGTGATCGACGGCGAGACCCTCGCGTTCGTCGGCGCGGAGGCGGATGCGCCCACCGCCGACGAGACGATCGACCTCGGCGGGCGGCTCGTGCTGCCCGGGTTCACGGATGCGCACGCGCACCTGCTCATGACGGGCGAGGCGCTCGGCCAGGTCGGGCTCACGGATGCGCGCACGCTCGACGAGATCCAGGGCCGCCTGCGCGCCGCCCGAGAGGCGGCGCCCGACACCCCGCGCATCTGGGGTCGCGGCTGGCTGTTCGACGCCGTGCCCGGCGGTCGCCCCACCGCCGCCATGCTCGACGCCGCGGTCGCCGACGTGCCCGTGTACCTCGACGCCAACGACTACCACTCGACGTGGGTCAACGCGGCGGCGCTGCGCGAGCTCGGCATCGACCGCGGCACCTCCGACCCCATCGGCGGCGAGATCGTGCGCGACGCCGATGGCGAGGCGACCGGCTTCCTGCTCGAGACCGCCGCGATCGTGCACGTGCGCGCGCTGCGAGACCGCATCGTCGGCGACGCCGAGCGCGACGCCGCGATCGAGCGCGTGCTCGACGCGTTTTCGGCGGCCGGCATCACCGGCACCGTCGACATGGGCTTCGACGAGCTCGGACTCGCAGCGCTGCAGCGCGCCATGGACCGCCGCGGCGGCACGCTGCCGCTGCGCGTCGCCGCGCACTGGCTCGTCGCCTGCACGGGCGACCCCGACGAGCACCTCGCGCAGGTGCGCCGTGCCGCCGAGCTCGCCGCCGGCTCCGACTCGCCCTGGCTGCGCGTCGTGGGCATCAAGCTCATCCTCGACGGCGTCATCGACGCCTGCACCGCGGCCCTGAACCTGCCGTACTCCGACGGGACGCTCGGCGAGCTCATCTGGCCCGTCGACCAGCTGCAGCCCGTCGTCGTCGCGGCGGATGCCGCCGGCCTGCAGATCGCGCTGCACGCGATCGGCGACCGCGCGAGCGACGTCGCGCTCGACGCCATCGAGGCCGCGATCGCCGCGAACGGCGACCGACCCCGCCGCCACCGCATCGAGCACCTCGAGTACGCGGCCCCCGGCACCGCCGCGCGCATGGCGCGGCTGGGCGTCACCGCATCCATGCAGCCCGTGCACGCCGACCCGGCGATCTTCGACAACTGGGCGGCGATGCTCGGCGACGAGCGCGTCGACCGCGGCTTCGCGTGGGCGGAGTACGAGGATGCGGGCGCGCTCCTCGCGTTCTCGACCGACACCCCGACGGCGCCGCACGAGGCGCTCGCGAGCATGTACGTCGCGTCGACGCGCGCCTCGGCGCTCGATCCCGCGGTGGCGGCGAGGCAGCCCGCGCTCGCGATCCCGCTCATCCGCGCCATCGGCCACGCGACGCGCGACGCCGCCGCCTCGGTCGGCGATGGCGCATGGCGCGGGCGGCTCGCGGCCGGGTTCGCCGCCGACCTCGTGATCGTCGACCGCGACCCGTTCGTCGACGGCGAGCGCGCGCTGCTCGATGCGCAGATCGAGCGCACGATCGTCGCGGGGCGCACGGTCTTCGAGCGCTGA
- a CDS encoding Cif family virulence factor: MTAADVTVTASDATEVAERQRAWIHGWDRIEGAPEQPFEAVFAPHHDMDADVILFDDADPQRRVFRRVADYADAFWPTFQALRSARHAIPEGPDVIVSGDLAVARMAFVAELVPHEGEPTRLRCQTSHVWRRTAERDWHVVRDQTACEPIAAEALEAAFAAE; encoded by the coding sequence ATGACCGCAGCAGACGTCACCGTGACCGCATCCGACGCGACCGAGGTCGCCGAGCGGCAGCGCGCCTGGATCCACGGATGGGACCGCATCGAGGGCGCGCCCGAGCAGCCGTTCGAGGCCGTCTTCGCGCCGCACCACGACATGGACGCCGACGTGATCCTCTTCGACGACGCCGACCCGCAGCGCCGCGTCTTCCGCCGCGTCGCCGACTACGCCGACGCGTTCTGGCCCACGTTCCAGGCGCTGCGCTCGGCGCGCCACGCCATCCCCGAGGGTCCCGACGTCATCGTGTCGGGCGACCTCGCCGTCGCACGCATGGCGTTCGTCGCCGAGCTCGTGCCGCACGAGGGCGAGCCGACGCGCCTGCGCTGCCAGACGTCGCACGTGTGGCGTCGCACCGCCGAGCGCGACTGGCACGTCGTGCGCGACCAGACGGCGTGCGAGCCGATCGCCGCCGAGGCGCTCGAGGCGGCGTTCGCCGCCGAGTGA
- a CDS encoding ATP-dependent Clp protease ATP-binding subunit: MARMGGMQPGQQDERSALEQFGTDLTAIARAGRLDPVIGRDAEIRRISQVLSRRTKNNPVLIGEPGVGKTAVVEGLAQRIVAGDVPESLKGKAIVTLDVNAMVAGSKFRGDFEERMKNVLAEIQKADGRIITFIDELHMIMGAGAAEGSQGASNMLKPMLARGELRLIGATTLDEYREFIEKDAAMERRFQQVYVGEPSVEDTVAILRGLKERYEAHHKVTIADSALVAAAALSNRYITARQLPDKAIDLIDEAASRLRMEIDSAPVEIDELRRSVDRLQLERLALRRERDDASKARLAALEQTLQQQQTTLGDLDRRWQAERTTLNRIGGLRERLDELRIQAERAQREGDLERASRVLYGDIPKVEAELRDAEAGETGEGRMVNDQVTADDIAGVVAAWTGIPVGRLMQGETERLLGLETELASRVVGQREAVGAVADAVRRSRAGVSDPNKPTGSFLFLGPTGVGKTELAKALAELLFDDERALVRIDMSEYGEKHSVARLVGAPPGYVGYEQGGQLTEAVRRRPYSVVLLDEVEKAHPEVFDLLLQVLDDGRLTDGQGRTVDFRNVILILTSNLGSQFLTDPTLDARAARDQVMAAVRQAFKPEFVNRLDDIVVFDALSVAELGRIVDIQVGGLDRRLQERRLTVHVSDAARRWLGERGYDPLYGARPLRRLMQREIDDRLARALLSGEIRDGDGVQVDVAADGQSLWLGPEGAVPPAASTPQWSFDPDADPTDVTGH; the protein is encoded by the coding sequence ATGGCACGCATGGGCGGGATGCAACCCGGCCAGCAGGACGAGCGCTCGGCGCTCGAGCAGTTCGGCACCGACCTCACCGCCATCGCGCGGGCCGGTCGGCTCGACCCCGTCATCGGGCGCGACGCCGAGATCCGCCGCATCAGCCAGGTGCTGTCGCGGCGCACGAAGAACAACCCCGTGCTCATCGGCGAGCCCGGCGTCGGCAAGACGGCCGTCGTCGAGGGCCTCGCGCAGCGCATCGTCGCTGGCGACGTGCCCGAGTCGCTCAAGGGCAAGGCCATCGTGACGCTCGACGTCAACGCGATGGTCGCGGGATCGAAGTTCCGCGGCGACTTCGAGGAGCGCATGAAGAACGTGCTCGCCGAGATCCAGAAGGCCGACGGCCGCATCATCACGTTCATCGACGAGCTGCACATGATCATGGGCGCCGGCGCCGCCGAGGGCAGCCAGGGCGCGTCGAACATGCTCAAGCCCATGCTCGCGCGCGGCGAGCTGCGCCTCATCGGCGCGACGACGCTCGACGAGTACCGCGAGTTCATCGAGAAGGACGCCGCCATGGAGCGGCGCTTCCAGCAGGTGTACGTCGGCGAGCCGTCGGTCGAGGACACCGTCGCCATCCTGCGCGGCCTCAAGGAGCGCTACGAGGCGCACCACAAGGTCACGATCGCCGACTCGGCGCTCGTCGCCGCCGCCGCGCTGTCGAACCGGTACATCACCGCGCGCCAGCTGCCCGACAAGGCGATCGATCTCATCGACGAGGCCGCGTCGCGCCTGCGCATGGAGATCGACTCCGCACCCGTCGAGATCGACGAGCTGCGCCGATCCGTCGACCGCCTGCAGCTCGAGCGGCTCGCGCTGCGCCGCGAGCGCGACGACGCTTCGAAGGCGCGCCTCGCCGCGCTCGAGCAGACGCTGCAGCAGCAGCAGACGACGCTGGGCGATCTCGATCGCCGCTGGCAGGCCGAGCGCACGACCCTCAACCGCATCGGCGGGCTGCGCGAGCGGCTCGACGAGCTGCGCATCCAGGCCGAGCGCGCGCAGCGCGAGGGCGACCTCGAGCGCGCCTCGCGCGTGCTCTACGGCGACATCCCCAAGGTCGAGGCCGAGCTGCGGGATGCGGAGGCCGGCGAGACCGGCGAGGGCCGCATGGTCAACGACCAGGTGACCGCCGACGACATCGCCGGCGTCGTCGCCGCGTGGACGGGCATCCCCGTGGGCCGCCTCATGCAGGGCGAGACCGAGCGGCTGCTGGGCCTCGAGACCGAGCTCGCCTCCCGCGTCGTCGGGCAGCGCGAGGCCGTCGGTGCCGTGGCGGATGCCGTGCGCCGGTCGCGTGCGGGCGTCTCCGACCCGAACAAGCCCACCGGATCCTTCCTGTTCCTCGGCCCGACCGGCGTCGGCAAGACCGAGCTCGCGAAGGCGCTCGCCGAGCTGCTGTTCGACGACGAGCGCGCGCTCGTGCGCATCGACATGTCGGAGTACGGCGAGAAGCACTCGGTCGCGCGGCTCGTCGGCGCCCCTCCCGGGTACGTCGGCTACGAGCAGGGCGGCCAGCTGACCGAGGCCGTGCGGCGACGCCCGTACTCGGTCGTGCTGCTCGACGAGGTCGAGAAGGCGCATCCCGAGGTGTTCGACCTGCTGCTGCAGGTGCTCGACGACGGCCGGCTCACGGATGGGCAGGGGCGCACGGTCGACTTCCGCAACGTCATCCTCATCCTCACGTCGAACCTCGGCTCGCAGTTCCTCACCGACCCGACGCTCGACGCACGGGCGGCGCGCGACCAGGTGATGGCGGCGGTGCGGCAGGCGTTCAAGCCGGAGTTCGTCAATCGGCTCGACGACATCGTCGTGTTCGACGCGCTCTCGGTGGCCGAGCTGGGGCGCATCGTCGACATCCAGGTGGGCGGCCTCGATCGGCGCCTGCAGGAGCGGCGGCTCACGGTGCACGTGTCGGATGCGGCTCGTCGCTGGCTCGGCGAGCGCGGCTACGACCCGCTCTACGGCGCGCGTCCGCTGCGCCGGCTCATGCAGCGAGAGATCGACGACCGCCTCGCGCGAGCGCTGCTCTCGGGCGAGATCCGCGACGGCGACGGCGTGCAGGTCGACGTCGCCGCCGACGGCCAGTCCCTGTGGCTCGGCCCCGAGGGTGCTGTGCCGCCCGCGGCGTCGACCCCGCAGTGGTCGTTCGACCCCGACGCCGACCCGACGGACGTGACTGGGCACTAG
- a CDS encoding SDR family NAD(P)-dependent oxidoreductase → MPTIAIIGAGPGLGAATARRFGREGFAVALISRDQAKLDGLAATLQGEGVEARGYAADILDPAALEAALARAADELGAITTLQYSPLPSRDYLHSVLDLTPELASEALRFSAIGLIHAARAVLPAMRAAGDGSIVLINGGTSVQARHGFAGTSVAFPAESAYGEMLHDALADEGIRVAQLVIPGAIPKLQVEDGVDGVADRIWQLHAEPGEFRTMLIPLEDGRE, encoded by the coding sequence ATGCCCACCATCGCGATCATCGGCGCCGGCCCCGGGCTCGGCGCAGCCACCGCTCGACGATTCGGCCGGGAGGGGTTCGCCGTCGCGCTCATCTCGCGCGACCAGGCGAAGCTCGACGGCCTCGCGGCGACGCTGCAGGGCGAGGGCGTGGAGGCGCGCGGCTACGCCGCCGACATCCTCGACCCCGCAGCGCTCGAGGCCGCGCTCGCCCGCGCCGCCGACGAGCTCGGCGCCATCACCACGTTGCAGTACAGCCCGCTGCCGTCGCGCGACTACCTGCACTCGGTGCTCGACCTCACGCCCGAGCTCGCGAGCGAGGCACTGCGCTTCTCGGCGATCGGCCTCATCCACGCCGCTCGCGCCGTGCTGCCCGCGATGCGCGCGGCCGGCGACGGCAGCATCGTCCTCATCAACGGCGGCACGTCGGTCCAGGCGCGGCACGGGTTCGCGGGCACCTCGGTCGCCTTCCCCGCCGAGAGCGCGTACGGCGAGATGCTGCACGACGCGCTCGCCGACGAGGGCATCCGCGTCGCGCAGCTCGTGATCCCGGGCGCGATCCCGAAGCTGCAGGTCGAGGATGGCGTCGACGGCGTCGCCGACCGCATCTGGCAGCTGCACGCCGAGCCCGGCGAGTTCCGCACGATGCTCATCCCGCTCGAGGACGGTCGGGAGTAG
- a CDS encoding DEAD/DEAH box helicase, translating into MSTITPSTIAPTSAPAPADRELPAFADLGVTPRLVEALRGMDRPTPFPIQADTLPDTLAGRDVLGRGKTGSGKTLAFAIPLVQRLAGELSGGRRRKGLPLGLVLAPTRELATQIAATIRPLADAAGLSVTTIFGGVKQGPQETALRNGVDIVVACPGRLDDLMKQRIASLEAIEITIIDEADHMADLGFLPVVTRILDKTPQSGQRMLFSATLDNGVDKIVKRFLHDEVLHSVDEAHSPVAAMTHHLFEVGADDKMALVRTLASGTGRRILFTRTKHQAKKLAKQLTAWGIPAHDLQGNLSQNARERNLGAFTDGSVKVLVATDVAARGVHVDHIELVVHVEPPLEHKSYLHRSGRTARAGSEGDVATIMLPAQRSDTMQLLRKAAIAVQPQKVTATSDAVTQLVGEVAPHVAPVPGGPGSGNEIPQQQGGGGGRSRRGGRGGSAGGPAAGGESQGAGRPRRDRSGRPEQKQQRRERSAGEGGQGRPARGEGGQGRGRGAGQGQGGARRDDRGTRGGSSVAWSSGGGGSLQDGGRSGGQGRSGGQGRSGGQGRPGGSRRAGRAQG; encoded by the coding sequence ATGAGCACCATCACCCCATCGACCATCGCGCCCACCAGCGCTCCCGCACCCGCCGACCGCGAGCTGCCGGCCTTCGCCGACCTCGGCGTCACGCCCCGCCTCGTCGAGGCGCTGCGCGGCATGGACCGGCCCACGCCGTTCCCCATCCAGGCCGACACCCTGCCCGACACGCTCGCAGGCCGCGACGTGCTCGGCCGCGGCAAGACCGGCTCGGGCAAGACCCTCGCGTTCGCGATCCCGCTCGTGCAGCGCCTCGCAGGCGAGCTCTCGGGCGGCCGCCGCCGCAAGGGCCTGCCGCTCGGCCTCGTGCTGGCCCCGACGCGCGAGCTCGCGACGCAGATCGCCGCGACCATCCGCCCCCTCGCCGACGCCGCGGGCCTCTCGGTCACGACGATCTTCGGCGGCGTGAAGCAGGGCCCGCAGGAGACCGCGCTGCGGAACGGCGTCGACATCGTCGTCGCCTGCCCCGGCCGCCTCGACGACCTCATGAAGCAGCGCATCGCGAGCCTCGAGGCCATCGAGATCACGATCATCGACGAGGCCGACCACATGGCCGACCTGGGCTTCCTGCCCGTCGTCACGCGCATCCTCGACAAGACGCCGCAGTCGGGCCAGCGCATGCTGTTCTCGGCGACGCTCGACAACGGCGTCGACAAGATCGTCAAGCGCTTCCTCCATGACGAGGTGCTGCACTCGGTCGACGAGGCGCACTCGCCCGTCGCCGCCATGACGCACCACCTGTTCGAGGTCGGCGCCGACGACAAGATGGCCCTCGTGCGCACGCTCGCGTCGGGCACCGGTCGTCGCATCCTGTTCACCCGCACGAAGCACCAGGCGAAGAAGCTCGCGAAGCAGCTCACCGCGTGGGGCATCCCGGCGCACGACCTGCAGGGCAACCTGTCGCAGAACGCGCGTGAGCGGAACCTCGGCGCGTTCACCGACGGCTCCGTGAAGGTCCTCGTCGCGACCGACGTCGCCGCGCGTGGCGTGCACGTCGACCACATCGAGCTCGTCGTGCACGTCGAGCCGCCGCTCGAGCACAAGTCGTACCTGCACCGCTCTGGCCGCACGGCCCGCGCCGGCTCGGAGGGCGACGTCGCCACGATCATGCTGCCCGCGCAGCGCTCCGACACGATGCAGCTGCTGCGCAAGGCCGCGATCGCGGTGCAGCCGCAGAAGGTGACCGCGACGTCGGATGCGGTGACGCAGCTCGTCGGCGAGGTCGCGCCGCACGTGGCCCCCGTGCCCGGAGGCCCGGGCTCGGGCAACGAGATCCCGCAGCAGCAGGGTGGCGGCGGTGGCCGTTCGCGCCGCGGCGGTCGTGGCGGCTCGGCCGGTGGCCCCGCCGCCGGTGGCGAGTCGCAGGGCGCCGGCCGCCCGCGTCGCGACCGCTCGGGTCGCCCCGAGCAGAAGCAGCAGCGCCGTGAGCGCTCCGCAGGCGAGGGTGGCCAGGGCCGCCCCGCTCGCGGCGAGGGCGGTCAGGGTCGCGGTCGCGGCGCAGGCCAGGGCCAGGGCGGCGCGCGCCGCGACGACCGCGGCACGCGTGGCGGCTCGTCGGTCGCATGGTCGTCGGGCGGCGGCGGCTCGCTGCAGGACGGCGGCCGTTCCGGTGGCCAGGGTCGCTCGGGCGGCCAGGGCCGTTCCGGTGGTCAGGGTCGCCCCGGCGGCTCGCGTCGCGCGGGTCGCGCGCAGGGCTGA